A stretch of Persephonella sp. DNA encodes these proteins:
- a CDS encoding class I SAM-dependent RNA methyltransferase, which yields MIKVNIEKLVYGGKGLGKIDDRVCFVPFVLPEEEVSVKITNEKKSFIECQPVEILKSSPYRVEPVCKYFTYCGGCDYMHIQYEKQVEYKKEIFLETLERIGKIKDVPLQNVFPSENPFHYRNRTQFKIYGEKVGFYQRESHNVINIDYCYLLKEELNQALAGLKEVLPFLTFQPIEAHFYSSSEGQMTVRFIFPRRVKSFPLGLKHLKAFLGETLVGAGIYQKDKIPKRLNFIGSPFGYEAVGNYRFRVSADSFFQVNRFQVKNMIQIVEEEAKNSNVSIAFDLYSGVGTFTIPMGRYIEKVFGVEINPYAVQDANHNKKLNKTPNVHFHRAPASQVLNYMKKKNPQLVLVDPPRTGLDKDTLNALLEIPQLKKLIYISCNPSTLARDINKLIENGFQLAKTYMIDMFPHTYHIESITILEKTTDDNK from the coding sequence ATGATAAAGGTCAATATTGAAAAACTTGTTTATGGCGGAAAGGGACTCGGAAAGATAGATGACAGGGTATGCTTTGTTCCTTTCGTCCTACCTGAAGAGGAAGTTTCTGTAAAAATAACAAATGAAAAAAAGAGTTTTATTGAGTGCCAGCCTGTTGAAATCTTAAAAAGTTCCCCTTACCGTGTAGAACCTGTATGCAAATACTTCACATACTGCGGTGGCTGTGATTATATGCATATCCAGTATGAAAAACAGGTTGAATACAAAAAGGAGATATTCCTTGAAACCCTGGAAAGAATAGGAAAAATAAAGGATGTCCCGCTGCAAAACGTGTTTCCTTCAGAAAATCCATTCCACTACAGAAATCGGACACAGTTTAAGATATACGGAGAAAAAGTCGGTTTTTATCAGCGGGAAAGCCATAATGTTATCAACATAGACTACTGTTATCTTCTAAAAGAAGAATTAAATCAAGCTTTAGCAGGTTTAAAGGAAGTTTTGCCTTTTCTTACTTTCCAGCCTATTGAAGCTCATTTTTATTCCTCCTCAGAAGGACAGATGACTGTCCGGTTTATATTTCCCCGTAGAGTAAAAAGTTTTCCCCTCGGACTAAAACATCTAAAAGCATTTTTAGGAGAAACCCTTGTAGGTGCAGGTATATACCAGAAGGACAAAATACCAAAAAGATTAAACTTTATAGGCAGCCCATTCGGATATGAAGCTGTCGGGAATTACAGATTTAGAGTATCTGCAGACTCATTTTTTCAGGTTAACAGATTTCAGGTCAAAAATATGATTCAAATTGTTGAAGAAGAAGCAAAAAATAGTAATGTATCAATTGCCTTTGACCTATATAGCGGAGTCGGAACATTTACCATTCCAATGGGCAGATATATAGAAAAGGTGTTCGGAGTAGAAATAAATCCTTATGCTGTTCAGGATGCAAACCATAACAAAAAACTGAATAAAACCCCTAATGTCCATTTCCACAGGGCACCTGCGTCACAGGTTTTAAACTATATGAAAAAGAAAAATCCACAGCTTGTTCTTGTTGACCCTCCAAGAACAGGACTGGATAAAGATACCTTAAATGCACTGCTGGAAATACCACAACTTAAAAAACTTATTTATATATCCTGTAATCCATCTACACTGGCAAGGGATATCAATAAACTCATAGAAAATGGTTTCCAGCTTGCTAAAACTTATATGATAGATATGTTCCCCCATACATACCATATAGAAAGTATAACAATCTTAGAAAAAACAACCGATGATAATAAATAA
- a CDS encoding ABC transporter ATP-binding protein, which yields MDSSSPTLLKVENLSKKFLIKKSLLKKEYFTAVDNVNFCLNQNEILGVVGESGSGKSTIGKLILKLIKKDSGKIEFEGKDIYQLSRKEEKEFRRKTSVVFQDPRTSLNPRLKIKQIVEEPLIVHDFPKEERKKLVVQTIKDAGLDETFLDRYPSELSGGQRQRVAIARAIVLKPKMIVADEPTSALDVSIQLQIINLINNLKQKFGISFLFISHDLNVVGMLADRIMVIYRGKIMEKGNARDILKNPLHPYTKLLLASLPPDHPSKRKKLEQVVEVYREETENGCVFYSRCPIAEDICKTKPEYKKSDNREVYCHFA from the coding sequence ATGGATAGCAGTAGTCCTACCTTACTGAAGGTAGAAAACTTATCAAAAAAATTCCTCATAAAGAAATCCCTCCTGAAAAAAGAGTATTTCACAGCCGTTGATAACGTTAATTTCTGTTTAAATCAAAATGAGATATTAGGCGTTGTCGGCGAATCAGGAAGCGGAAAATCAACTATTGGTAAGCTTATACTAAAACTGATAAAAAAAGACAGTGGCAAAATAGAGTTTGAAGGAAAAGATATATATCAGCTAAGCAGAAAAGAAGAAAAAGAGTTTAGGAGAAAAACATCAGTAGTTTTTCAAGATCCGCGAACCTCCCTTAATCCAAGGCTTAAAATAAAACAGATTGTTGAAGAACCTTTAATAGTCCATGATTTTCCTAAAGAAGAAAGAAAAAAGTTGGTGGTTCAGACGATTAAAGATGCAGGGCTTGATGAAACATTTTTAGATAGATATCCTTCAGAGCTTTCCGGAGGCCAAAGACAAAGGGTGGCTATTGCAAGAGCAATTGTTCTAAAGCCTAAAATGATTGTTGCAGATGAACCAACTTCAGCCCTTGATGTATCAATCCAGCTTCAGATCATAAATCTAATAAACAACCTTAAACAAAAATTTGGAATAAGCTTCCTTTTTATATCCCATGACCTTAATGTAGTTGGTATGCTTGCAGACAGAATTATGGTAATTTACAGAGGGAAAATAATGGAAAAAGGTAATGCAAGAGATATATTAAAAAACCCATTACATCCTTATACAAAACTACTTCTTGCCTCTCTTCCACCTGACCATCCTTCCAAAAGGAAAAAACTTGAACAGGTAGTAGAGGTTTACAGGGAAGAAACTGAGAACGGGTGTGTTTTTTACTCAAGATGTCCAATAGCAGAGGATATATGCAAAACAAAACCGGAATACAAAAAATCTGATAACAGGGAGGTTTATTGTCACTTTGCTTGA
- a CDS encoding hemolysin family protein: protein MLDSSLLIQIGIIFGLLLLSAFFAGIESSFFSMDWLKIKRLAREGNKSAIIADLLRSRPKELVITFLIGNELVNITASAITSGLVLHYFGEKYLFIAIIIMTILILTFGEITPKTIGSYYPERYALFAARPFYMFYIIMTPFRFVFMKLAEYVLKKVGLELPVESHKLSEDELLSIISVGTENKVFTEEEKEIIESALELHEVTVSEIMTPRRDIFAIEKGKTVREVLEIVKEHDYSRIPVYEGSLDNIVGILYIKDIIFLKFEGREEKIDRFLREPYFIPEFTPLLDIMKKFEETKNHIAIVVDEHGTVVGLITFQDILEFIVGDIPEEYEEEEPFMEKIGKNKWRVSGKLEVEILEEDLGITLPPDYEFDTVAGFILDYIKRIPKENESFVYQGFKFTIEKVENNRIISVIIEKLPEQPKEEEEE from the coding sequence TTGCTTGATAGCAGTTTGCTAATTCAGATAGGAATAATCTTCGGGCTTCTTTTATTATCTGCATTTTTTGCAGGTATTGAGTCATCTTTCTTCTCTATGGACTGGCTTAAGATTAAACGCCTTGCCAGAGAAGGAAATAAGTCTGCAATTATAGCTGATTTACTCCGTTCAAGACCAAAAGAGCTGGTTATCACGTTCCTAATTGGAAACGAGCTGGTGAATATCACAGCTTCAGCAATCACATCAGGATTAGTCCTGCACTATTTTGGGGAAAAATACTTATTTATCGCAATCATCATAATGACTATTCTAATTCTTACTTTTGGAGAAATAACACCTAAAACAATAGGTTCTTATTATCCTGAAAGATACGCCCTATTTGCTGCAAGACCTTTTTATATGTTTTACATAATAATGACCCCTTTTAGATTTGTATTTATGAAACTGGCTGAGTATGTTCTGAAAAAAGTAGGCCTGGAACTACCTGTCGAAAGCCACAAACTATCAGAGGATGAACTTTTATCAATTATTTCAGTAGGAACAGAAAACAAAGTATTCACAGAAGAAGAAAAAGAAATTATAGAATCAGCCCTTGAGCTGCACGAAGTAACAGTAAGCGAGATAATGACCCCACGAAGAGATATATTTGCCATAGAAAAAGGAAAAACAGTAAGGGAAGTCCTTGAAATTGTCAAAGAACACGATTACAGTAGGATACCTGTTTATGAAGGTTCGCTGGATAATATAGTTGGAATTCTTTATATCAAAGATATTATCTTCCTGAAATTTGAAGGTAGAGAAGAAAAAATAGACAGATTTTTAAGGGAGCCTTACTTTATTCCTGAATTTACTCCCCTTCTTGACATAATGAAAAAATTTGAGGAAACAAAAAATCATATTGCCATTGTTGTTGATGAACACGGAACAGTTGTTGGATTAATCACATTTCAGGATATCCTTGAATTCATCGTAGGAGATATACCTGAAGAATATGAAGAAGAAGAACCATTTATGGAAAAAATCGGAAAAAATAAATGGAGAGTTTCAGGGAAATTAGAGGTTGAAATACTTGAAGAAGATTTAGGTATAACACTACCCCCTGATTATGAATTTGATACTGTTGCAGGATTTATACTTGATTACATCAAAAGAATTCCAAAAGAAAACGAAAGCTTTGTATATCAAGGCTTTAAGTTCACCATAGAAAAAGTGGAAAACAACAGAATCATATCTGTAATTATTGAAAAACTTCCAGAACAACCAAAAGAGGAAGAGGAAGAATGA
- a CDS encoding ATP-binding protein translates to MKRKEIFKELIVEFQNRQLPTVINRNIEVPINTKKIISIIGVRRSGKTFVLFQTIKKLLNDYKIPIERIVYINFEDERLEITKEDLNQLIEAYTELYPDISLDKVYFFFDEIQNVQGWEKFVRRIYDSYTKNIFITGSNSKLLSSEIATSLRGRSISFTVYPLSFKEFIKFKNIKTKKTDIYDIKKRAKIKSLFLEYMEFGGFPEIVFLEDENLKIKVLQEYFEVMLYRDIIERFQIKNPLVLKYFVKRVVENVGKPLSVNNIYNELKSQGFKLAKDSLYSYLEMLEAIFFSFIVKKYTKSVLKSELTHKKVYLIDNGFLNALSFLFKEKKGALLENILVKEFKAKGNEVFYFKEKKECDFIVVDAENNLIPVQVSFSLVDKETRKREIEGLIEALKFLGLDKGLIITLDEKEELKMNNYKIDIIPAYEYLLQL, encoded by the coding sequence ATGAAAAGGAAAGAAATATTTAAAGAGCTTATAGTTGAGTTCCAGAATAGACAATTGCCAACTGTTATAAACCGTAATATAGAAGTTCCTATCAATACAAAGAAAATAATTTCTATTATAGGTGTAAGGCGAAGTGGTAAAACTTTTGTTCTTTTCCAAACAATCAAAAAATTGCTCAATGACTATAAAATTCCCATAGAAAGAATAGTTTATATAAACTTTGAAGATGAACGACTTGAGATAACAAAAGAGGATTTAAATCAACTTATAGAGGCTTATACAGAGCTTTATCCGGATATCTCTCTTGATAAGGTTTATTTCTTTTTTGATGAAATTCAAAATGTGCAGGGTTGGGAAAAATTTGTTCGCAGAATTTATGATAGCTATACAAAAAATATATTCATAACCGGCTCAAACTCAAAACTATTATCCTCTGAAATAGCAACTTCTTTAAGGGGAAGGAGTATATCATTTACGGTGTATCCACTTTCATTTAAAGAGTTCATAAAGTTCAAGAACATAAAAACAAAAAAAACTGATATTTATGACATAAAGAAAAGGGCAAAAATAAAAAGCTTATTCTTAGAATATATGGAGTTTGGAGGATTTCCTGAAATTGTGTTTTTAGAAGATGAAAATTTAAAAATAAAGGTATTACAGGAATATTTTGAAGTAATGCTTTATAGGGATATTATAGAAAGATTTCAAATAAAAAATCCTTTAGTGTTGAAATATTTTGTAAAAAGAGTCGTAGAAAATGTAGGAAAGCCTTTGTCTGTTAATAATATTTACAATGAATTAAAATCTCAGGGGTTCAAGCTGGCAAAGGATAGTTTATATTCTTATTTAGAAATGTTAGAAGCTATATTTTTTTCATTTATAGTAAAAAAATACACAAAGTCAGTTTTAAAATCTGAGTTGACACACAAAAAGGTTTATTTGATTGATAATGGATTTTTAAATGCTTTGAGTTTTTTATTTAAAGAAAAAAAGGGTGCTTTACTGGAGAATATACTTGTAAAAGAGTTTAAAGCCAAAGGCAATGAAGTTTTTTATTTTAAAGAAAAAAAAGAATGTGACTTTATAGTTGTGGATGCTGAAAATAACTTAATTCCTGTTCAGGTTAGTTTTTCTCTTGTAGATAAAGAAACAAGGAAAAGGGAAATTGAAGGATTAATAGAGGCTTTAAAATTCCTTGGTTTAGATAAAGGATTAATAATAACTTTAGATGAAAAAGAAGAACTAAAAATGAATAATTACAAAATAGATATAATCCCCGCTTATGAGTATCTGCTACAGTTATAA
- a CDS encoding EAL domain-containing protein has translation MKRKDSISRLVLLWIILLAGIAFIFFTGFNIYQEIQEYNLGKDQLKSTIIEERKNLIKNQVYQIITLADFENSLLETKLKNNLKDVVGIADTLLGQIYLFLKGKIPDKEIQKMFLESVRKARFFGGRGYYFVTRADTTGIVLANPAFPEIENKSMWNYQDIYGKYVQREFLLAALRGGGFVSYYWYLPGHGKKPYKKIAYLKLFKPFNWIIGSGDYIEYLRQQIKLEFAQTIQKMEKNSSNRIILIDGFTQSCLLDTATCKEFSFIKNLKEGLSQYGNHLVYKKYYPEWDLYIASVFYLGDIKKVIEQRLSNLKENMKKDILSTTAAGGFLFTLLTIMSFIFFKQISSAEKELSSKEKSLQHERKNLVLKIYKDELTGLFNREKFNKDLEKHPVATIAVINIDKFREINDVFGYEFGDYILKTLAKILKKEAKKIHPKLKVYRIFGDEFVIADLDNNLSPEKFEKAIKNLVLKINNMIFRYGNEAVNLRVSAGISIAQNDPLQKADIALKNARILENEPVSSYIEESSAIAEYRENLIWVNKIKSALQDGRIVNYYQPVINNKTGQIEKYEVLVRLIDEDGTVYTPYHFLEIAKRYKLYTDISKTVIQNAFKTARKYGINLSINLSLSDIINVEMENFILQLLDTKDICEYITFELLEDESIEGAQEVIDFVNKVKNKGAKISIDDFGSGYSNFVYLVKLNIDYIKIDGSLIKTMLENKISHAIVEAIVTFAKEVNIKTIAEFVENEEIQKEVEKLGIDYSQGYYFGKPSPTLPIS, from the coding sequence ATGAAAAGAAAGGATTCAATTTCACGGCTTGTTTTACTCTGGATAATACTACTTGCAGGTATTGCATTTATATTTTTTACAGGATTTAACATCTATCAAGAGATACAGGAATACAATCTGGGTAAAGACCAGTTAAAATCTACAATTATAGAAGAAAGAAAAAATCTTATAAAAAACCAGGTCTACCAAATCATAACACTGGCAGATTTTGAAAACAGTTTACTGGAAACAAAGCTAAAAAATAACCTTAAAGATGTTGTTGGAATAGCAGATACACTACTTGGACAGATATATCTTTTCCTGAAAGGTAAAATTCCGGATAAAGAAATTCAAAAAATGTTCTTAGAATCTGTCAGGAAAGCCAGATTTTTTGGAGGCAGAGGATACTACTTTGTAACCCGTGCAGACACAACAGGTATCGTGCTTGCCAATCCCGCTTTCCCCGAAATAGAGAATAAATCAATGTGGAATTATCAGGATATCTATGGCAAGTATGTCCAGCGGGAGTTTTTACTGGCAGCCCTTAGAGGTGGTGGATTTGTAAGTTATTACTGGTATCTCCCAGGTCACGGAAAAAAGCCCTATAAAAAAATTGCCTATCTAAAATTATTCAAACCATTTAACTGGATTATCGGTTCCGGTGACTATATAGAGTATTTAAGGCAACAGATAAAACTGGAATTTGCCCAGACAATTCAAAAAATGGAAAAAAATAGCTCAAACAGGATAATCCTAATAGACGGATTTACCCAATCCTGCCTTCTGGATACAGCAACATGCAAAGAATTTAGTTTTATAAAAAATCTAAAAGAAGGCCTTTCACAATATGGAAATCATCTTGTCTATAAGAAATACTATCCGGAATGGGATTTATACATAGCCTCAGTGTTTTATCTGGGAGATATTAAGAAAGTAATTGAACAAAGATTAAGCAATTTAAAAGAAAACATGAAAAAAGATATCTTATCAACTACAGCAGCAGGAGGGTTTCTATTTACACTTCTCACAATAATGAGTTTTATTTTCTTTAAACAGATATCCTCAGCTGAAAAAGAACTTTCTTCAAAGGAAAAATCTCTACAACATGAAAGAAAAAATCTGGTTTTAAAAATCTATAAAGATGAACTGACAGGGCTTTTCAACAGGGAAAAATTCAACAAAGATTTAGAAAAACATCCTGTAGCAACCATAGCGGTTATAAATATTGACAAGTTCAGAGAAATTAATGATGTTTTCGGATATGAATTCGGTGATTATATCCTTAAAACCCTCGCAAAAATCCTGAAAAAAGAAGCTAAAAAAATACATCCTAAACTGAAAGTTTACAGAATATTCGGTGACGAGTTTGTAATAGCAGATTTAGATAACAATCTTTCTCCGGAAAAGTTTGAAAAGGCCATAAAAAATCTGGTTTTAAAAATAAACAATATGATTTTCCGATACGGCAACGAAGCTGTAAATCTAAGGGTATCAGCTGGAATATCTATAGCTCAGAATGATCCGCTCCAGAAAGCAGATATAGCATTGAAAAATGCAAGAATACTTGAGAATGAACCTGTTAGCAGTTATATAGAAGAAAGTTCAGCAATTGCAGAATACAGAGAAAATCTGATATGGGTAAACAAAATAAAATCTGCCCTTCAGGATGGACGGATAGTAAATTACTACCAGCCCGTTATCAATAACAAAACCGGCCAGATTGAAAAATATGAGGTTCTTGTCCGGCTTATTGATGAAGATGGCACAGTTTACACGCCTTATCATTTTCTTGAAATAGCTAAAAGATACAAACTATACACAGATATTTCTAAAACCGTTATACAAAATGCATTTAAAACAGCACGTAAATATGGGATAAATCTATCTATAAATCTATCCCTATCAGACATAATCAACGTAGAAATGGAAAACTTTATACTTCAACTTTTAGATACAAAAGACATATGTGAATACATAACATTTGAACTGCTTGAGGACGAAAGTATTGAAGGAGCACAGGAAGTTATAGATTTTGTTAACAAAGTAAAAAATAAAGGTGCAAAAATATCTATTGATGATTTTGGCAGTGGATACTCAAACTTTGTTTATCTTGTTAAACTAAATATTGACTATATCAAGATAGACGGGTCATTAATAAAAACAATGTTAGAAAACAAAATTTCCCATGCTATTGTAGAAGCAATAGTAACTTTTGCTAAAGAGGTAAATATAAAAACCATTGCTGAGTTTGTGGAAAATGAAGAAATTCAAAAGGAAGTGGAAAAGCTGGGAATAGATTACTCTCAAGGATACTATTTTGGCAAACCTTCACCTACATTACCTATATCATAG